A genome region from Anabaena sphaerica FACHB-251 includes the following:
- a CDS encoding type II toxin-antitoxin system RelE/ParE family toxin, protein MNSVEDAIFRIIKSPKRYPVTDEDIRRCLVRKFPYAILYTIEDEYILIIAVMHCSRKPEYWQERIK, encoded by the coding sequence ATCAATTCTGTTGAAGATGCCATTTTTAGAATTATTAAATCACCTAAACGCTATCCTGTCACTGATGAAGATATTCGTCGGTGTTTAGTTCGTAAATTTCCCTATGCAATACTCTATACCATAGAAGATGAATACATTTTAATTATTGCAGTTATGCACTGTAGCCGAAAACCTGAATATTGGCAAGAACGTATTAAATAA
- a CDS encoding addiction module protein, translating into MLSVEELIQEALSLPNTTRVLLVEKLIESLEYDIDENTQNLWNIEAKKRRDEIRNHTVESIPGEEALSQVRRILEK; encoded by the coding sequence ATGCTATCAGTCGAGGAATTGATTCAAGAAGCCTTATCTTTACCTAATACTACCAGAGTATTGTTAGTAGAAAAACTCATTGAAAGTCTAGAATATGATATTGATGAAAACACACAAAATCTATGGAATATAGAAGCTAAAAAACGCCGTGATGAAATTCGTAATCATACAGTTGAGTCAATACCTGGAGAAGAAGCTTTATCTCAAGTTAGACGAATTTTAGAAAAATGA
- a CDS encoding PIN domain-containing protein: MNIILDACALIAFFRNEQGAEIVEHYLSDNQYICMIHAINLCEVYYNFLRTGGNTIADALVEDIQSLGLVIRDDLNVSFWRQVGGYKASIRRISLADCFALTLANRESGILVTSDRKEFEPVVPLNICQINFIR, from the coding sequence ATGAATATTATTTTAGATGCTTGTGCTTTAATTGCTTTTTTTAGAAATGAACAAGGTGCAGAAATTGTAGAACATTATTTATCTGATAATCAATATATTTGCATGATTCATGCCATTAATTTATGTGAAGTTTATTATAATTTTCTGCGAACGGGAGGAAATACAATTGCAGATGCTCTTGTTGAAGATATACAATCTTTAGGGCTGGTTATTCGAGATGATTTGAATGTCAGTTTTTGGCGACAGGTAGGAGGTTATAAGGCAAGTATTAGAAGAATTTCTCTAGCAGATTGTTTTGCATTAACTCTGGCTAATCGAGAAAGTGGTATTCTAGTTACTTCAGATCGGAAAGAGTTTGAACCGGTTGTTCCTCTTAATATTTGTCAGATTAATTTTATTCGTTAG
- the thiD gene encoding bifunctional hydroxymethylpyrimidine kinase/phosphomethylpyrimidine kinase, whose translation MKTNKTSIPVALTIAGSDSGGGAGIQTDLRTFAFHCVHGTSAITCITAQNTLGVFRVDAMPSEAVIAQIRAVVEDIGVQAAKTGMLLNQEIILAVAQEVRTLQINNLVVDPVMVSRTGAQLIDDDAIQTLRHELIPQAAIITPNRYEAQILSGLEIVSLEDMQNAAQIIHKNLGTKAVLVKGGGMSGGLKGVDVWFDGERLEILRTKQVETKNTHGTGCTLSAAITANLALGKDLWTAVQEAKEYVTTALTYSLDIGKGQGPVGHFFPLLEK comes from the coding sequence ATGAAAACGAACAAGACATCGATACCTGTAGCTTTAACTATTGCTGGTTCGGATAGTGGTGGAGGTGCGGGTATTCAAACTGATTTAAGAACTTTTGCTTTTCATTGTGTTCACGGAACCAGTGCTATTACTTGCATTACAGCCCAAAATACTCTGGGTGTGTTCCGGGTTGATGCCATGCCTTCAGAGGCTGTTATAGCCCAAATTCGGGCGGTGGTTGAGGATATTGGGGTGCAAGCTGCGAAAACGGGAATGTTGCTTAATCAGGAAATTATTTTGGCTGTAGCGCAGGAGGTGAGAACTTTACAAATTAATAATTTAGTGGTTGACCCAGTGATGGTATCACGGACGGGGGCGCAATTGATTGATGATGATGCTATACAAACTCTGCGTCATGAACTGATTCCCCAAGCGGCTATTATTACACCAAATCGCTATGAAGCCCAGATTTTAAGCGGATTAGAGATTGTTTCTTTAGAGGATATGCAAAATGCAGCCCAAATTATACATAAAAATTTAGGTACGAAGGCGGTTTTAGTTAAAGGTGGGGGAATGTCTGGAGGGTTGAAAGGGGTGGATGTTTGGTTTGATGGGGAAAGATTGGAAATTTTGAGGACAAAACAGGTAGAAACGAAAAATACTCATGGTACTGGTTGTACTTTATCAGCTGCTATTACTGCTAATTTAGCTTTGGGTAAAGATTTGTGGACAGCAGTACAAGAAGCGAAGGAATATGTAACAACTGCGTTGACTTATTCTTTGGATATTGGGAAGGGACAAGGACCCGTGGGGCATTTTTTCCCGTTGTTGGAGAAATAA
- the upp gene encoding uracil phosphoribosyltransferase translates to MTQQLLVYVPPHPLIKHWLAVARDAATPSVLFRSAITELGRWLTYEAARDWLPTQETVVQSPLAPCAATFIDPQVPVAVVPILRAGLGLLEGSQTLLPLAKIYHLGLVRNEESLEPSCYLNKLPEKFDPETRVLITDPMLATGGSIMAAMAELTQRGVDPALTRIVCVVAAPPALQKLSAAYPGLTVYSATIDETVNEKGFIVPGLGDAGDRIFGT, encoded by the coding sequence ATGACACAACAATTGCTTGTTTATGTTCCACCCCACCCCTTAATCAAGCACTGGCTGGCAGTAGCTCGTGATGCGGCTACGCCTTCGGTATTATTTCGCTCTGCTATCACGGAGTTGGGACGATGGCTAACTTATGAAGCAGCGCGAGATTGGTTGCCGACGCAAGAAACCGTAGTCCAGAGTCCCTTAGCTCCTTGTGCAGCAACTTTCATTGATCCACAAGTACCTGTGGCAGTTGTGCCGATTCTCCGGGCTGGGTTAGGCTTATTGGAAGGATCGCAGACGCTGTTACCATTAGCAAAAATTTATCATCTGGGTTTGGTGCGAAATGAAGAAAGTTTAGAACCCTCTTGTTATTTGAATAAACTGCCAGAGAAATTCGACCCAGAAACAAGGGTGTTAATTACCGATCCAATGTTAGCAACAGGAGGGTCTATAATGGCAGCAATGGCAGAATTGACACAAAGGGGTGTTGATCCGGCGTTAACACGAATTGTCTGTGTGGTAGCTGCGCCACCAGCTTTACAAAAGTTGAGTGCAGCCTATCCTGGCTTAACAGTTTACAGCGCCACGATTGATGAAACGGTTAACGAAAAGGGTTTCATTGTACCGGGCTTGGGAGATGCAGGCGATCGCATCTTTGGGACTTAA